A stretch of the Triplophysa dalaica isolate WHDGS20190420 chromosome 19, ASM1584641v1, whole genome shotgun sequence genome encodes the following:
- the tnfsf10l3 gene encoding tumor necrosis factor (ligand) superfamily, member 10 like 3 gives MDTEPSAPPQRVLQSLDRNAAASERNSEYLQSLGSESSSFIMVQPKTRLEVPARLWVTTVVVIVIVLQVASTTGLFIFLNLSIAQAQTQGVVEELRCLGLLNALEKEQEVPDDLVQLFGEPCIKLAEGLKSYISKVTENIISKHTFQERVAIPPRTKLLTIGSPRPSAHLMLRDSGLQGPASLIPQMDLHQSCRHPVRSWGNQSFGSHLHNMTISNGRMRIPRAGRYYLYAQVYFRYLTLSSDDFHSGSVSHQVVQCVYKKTAYARPIQLLKGVGTKCWSPDSENALHSIYQGGLFELRAGDEIFISVSSPTAVYAEDSSSYFGAFLYDL, from the exons ATGGACACGGAGCCTTCAGCCCCTCCTCAGCGAGTGCTGCAGTCACTGGATCGGAATGCAGCGGCATCCGAGCGCAACTCGGAATATTTACAATCTCTAGGTAGCGAGTCGAGCTCATTCATCATGGTTCAGCCCAAAACTCGTCTGGAAGTCCCGGCAAGGCTGTGGGTAACGACGGTTGTGGTCATCGTGATCGTTCTTCAAGTTGCCTCGACCACGGGACTCTTCATATTCTTAAATCTTTCAATAGCACAG GCTCAAACTCAGGGCGTTGTGGAGGAGCTGAGGTGTCTCGGTCTTCTAAACGCTTTGGAGAAGGAGCAGGAGGTACCTGATGACCTGGTTCAGCTCTTTGGGGAGCCTTGCATTAAACTAGCTGAAGGACTCAAATCCTACATCTCTAAG GTCACAGAAAACATCATCTCAAAACACACCTTTCAAG AGAGAGTAGCAATCCCTCCACGTACAAAATTACTCACCATAGGGAGCCCACGGCCATCCGCTCATCTCATGCTGAGAGACAGTGGACTTCAGG GTCCCGCATCCTTAATCCCTCAGATGGACCTTCACCAGTCCTGTCGGCATCCAGTTCGATCCTGGGGAAACCAGAGCTTCGGCTCCCACCTGCACAACATGACCATATCCAACGGCCGTATGCGCATTCCTCGTGCGGGCCGCTACTACCTGTACGCCCAGGTCTACTTCCGATATCTCACGCTCTCCAGTGACGATTTCCACTCGGGCTCCGTCAGCCACCAGGTGGTGCAGTGTGTCTACAAGAAGACCGCCTATGCCCGACCCATTCAGCTCCTGAAGGGTGTGGGCACCAAATGTTGGTCTCCAGACAGCGAGAACGCCCTTCACTCCATCTACCAGGGTGGCCTGTTCGAACTTCGCGCGGGCGATGAGATCTTCATCTCTGTGTCTTCTCCCACAGCGGTGTACGCAGAAGACTCCTCCAGCTACTTTGGGGCCTTCCTCTATGACCTCTGA